The uncultured Subdoligranulum sp. genomic sequence CAATGCTGCGCAGCGCCCGCCGCAGCATGGAGGCAAAACGGTAGTAGTTGATGGGCTTGACCACAAAGTCAAAGGCGCCCACCGAGTACCCGCTCACCGCGTACTTTTCCAGGTTGGTCACAAAGATCAGCGTCACCAGGGAATCCTGGCGGCGGATCTGCCGGGCCAGCTCCATGCCGGTCATGGTGGGCAGGTCGATGTCCAGGAAGATCAGGTCGAATGCCGAGGGGCTGTTCTGCAGAAACACCGCCGGATCGGAAAAACTGCGGATGGAAAACAGCTCCTGCTGTTCCTGGGCGTACCGCTGCAGGCTCTGCTCCAGCGAGGCCTCGTCCCCGGCGTCATCCTCCAGGATCGCGATGTTGACCATGGCCTGTTCCTCCTTTCCCGCTGTGTACCTTTCTGTTATAAATTGTACCATGCGCCGCCCGCCCGGGCAAGGGGCACTTTTCGGACTGCATCGG encodes the following:
- a CDS encoding LytTR family DNA-binding domain-containing protein, which produces MVNIAILEDDAGDEASLEQSLQRYAQEQQELFSIRSFSDPAVFLQNSPSAFDLIFLDIDLPTMTGMELARQIRRQDSLVTLIFVTNLEKYAVSGYSVGAFDFVVKPINYYRFASMLRRALRSIAARQPREVVIQTSGGITRLNVTQLYYVEIRDHLLIYHTVGENLTAWGKMSDVEAQLAPYDFARCSTSHLVNLRFVDSVEGSDVLVAGTRLPISQRRRKAFYSAVTSYFSRK